In Candidatus Woesebacteria bacterium, one DNA window encodes the following:
- a CDS encoding DNA recombination and repair protein RecO has product MKKRSLSSLGLVLAKVDYGEADRIFFILTQDYGKLPFIAKGVRRTKSRKRGSLELFNLVKFEALRGKNLDLIIEVEVVRSFDKIRKNLKKISLAYYFSEVLLKILAEGEENRKVFDLALSYFEDLEMRRDLSILRQEFLFELLSTLGFWPKSKKLENFDLVLERILEKKINSKRVGLKILS; this is encoded by the coding sequence ATGAAAAAACGTTCTCTTTCTTCTTTGGGTTTGGTCTTGGCAAAAGTTGACTATGGAGAGGCTGATAGAATATTTTTTATCTTGACTCAAGATTACGGTAAGTTGCCTTTTATAGCCAAAGGGGTTAGAAGAACTAAAAGTAGAAAAAGAGGATCGCTTGAACTTTTTAATTTGGTCAAATTTGAAGCTTTAAGAGGCAAGAATTTAGATTTGATAATTGAGGTTGAGGTGGTTAGGTCATTTGACAAGATCCGCAAAAACTTGAAGAAAATTAGCTTGGCTTACTATTTTTCAGAAGTGCTTTTAAAAATCTTGGCGGAAGGTGAGGAAAATAGAAAAGTTTTTGATCTTGCACTTTCTTATTTTGAAGATCTTGAGATGAGGAGAGATTTAAGTATTCTAAGACAGGAGTTTTTGTTTGAGCTTTTGAGTACCCTTGGTTTTTGGCCAAAAAGTAAAAAGTTGGAAAATTTTGATTTAGTTTTAGAAAGAATTTTGGAGAAGAAAATTAATTCCAAAAGAGTAGGACTTAAGATTTTATCTTAG
- a CDS encoding Methyl-accepting chemotaxis protein yields the protein MVETLIPQINLNTTPFSNSKVIQGSNAGDIQLKESNLKEKGFWQRRKKFLITLFIMFLLFVINFLLFLNVYLKTKSFYISLKELKVSLAIKDLDKINYSLHNSQGSLSELKGAYNLVKWTKFIPFLGGYTSDFGHLLNAGEYSFQALDDGIKALGPHLDLLGFTGSSLTKESGATVDKIAFVTKALPEVLPKTGPIVQKLSLVRGEINQINPKRYPVRFGKSEVRSRIESLFEEADRAISAVEESEPLLQQLPYILGINSPRNYLLLFQNDKELRPTGGFMTAYAITKVDKATFNPVSSDDIYNLDSRYRPSIVAPDPIIRYLKGPYAISNKFRLRDLNWSPDFYESMKIFTSEIEKVGVKDIDGVIAVDTQFLVNLLQVLGPIQVAGYGTFSDQITPECNCPQVIYELESLADVEGPIVWDPSGNGKIIYAPPNWLNRKKMIGPLMNSIAAYSLGQPASKMSELVSVFLKSLEEKHILVYFKDNKVQEAADKFGITGRFIESKGDYLYINDANLGGRKSNLYVTQEVSQEILVDKDGYLEKKLVITYKNSEKHDGWLNSVLPNWVRIYVPQGSQLLSLDGLKDMADPYDEAGKTVFAGFFELRPQGIARVEVKYRLPFKLDGKYNLLIQKQPGKDAPLYTLTFGKKNKEFYLNKDTSISF from the coding sequence ATGGTTGAAACACTTATCCCCCAGATAAATCTAAATACAACCCCATTTTCTAATAGCAAGGTAATTCAAGGGAGCAATGCGGGCGACATTCAATTAAAAGAGTCCAACCTAAAAGAAAAAGGATTTTGGCAGAGAAGAAAGAAATTTTTGATAACTCTTTTCATTATGTTTTTACTATTTGTTATTAATTTCTTATTGTTTTTAAATGTTTATCTTAAGACAAAGTCTTTCTACATTAGTCTTAAAGAACTTAAAGTTTCTCTTGCTATCAAAGATTTGGATAAAATTAATTATTCTTTGCATAATTCTCAAGGAAGTTTGTCGGAGCTTAAGGGTGCTTACAATTTGGTTAAATGGACAAAATTCATTCCTTTTTTGGGTGGTTATACTTCTGATTTTGGACATTTGCTTAATGCTGGTGAATATTCATTTCAGGCTTTGGATGATGGTATTAAAGCTCTTGGTCCCCATCTTGATCTTTTGGGTTTCACTGGCTCTTCCTTAACGAAGGAATCTGGGGCTACTGTTGATAAGATAGCTTTTGTTACAAAAGCTTTACCTGAGGTTTTACCAAAAACAGGACCTATTGTTCAAAAGTTGTCTTTAGTACGAGGAGAGATCAATCAAATTAACCCCAAGCGTTATCCTGTTCGTTTTGGAAAAAGTGAGGTAAGGTCAAGGATAGAGTCTTTGTTCGAAGAAGCAGATCGTGCGATTTCGGCAGTTGAAGAAAGTGAGCCTTTGTTGCAGCAGCTGCCTTATATTTTGGGTATAAATTCACCTCGTAATTATCTTTTGCTTTTTCAGAACGATAAGGAGTTAAGGCCTACTGGAGGTTTTATGACTGCTTATGCGATAACAAAAGTAGATAAAGCAACTTTTAATCCGGTTTCTTCCGATGATATTTACAATCTGGATTCAAGATACAGACCGTCAATAGTAGCTCCTGATCCTATAATTAGATATCTAAAAGGGCCTTATGCAATCTCAAATAAATTTAGATTGAGAGATTTAAATTGGTCGCCTGATTTTTATGAATCTATGAAGATTTTTACTAGCGAGATAGAAAAGGTGGGTGTTAAAGATATTGATGGTGTAATTGCTGTTGACACTCAATTCTTGGTAAATCTCCTTCAAGTTCTTGGGCCTATTCAGGTGGCAGGTTATGGCACTTTTAGTGATCAAATTACTCCTGAGTGTAATTGTCCTCAGGTAATTTATGAGCTTGAGAGCTTAGCTGATGTTGAAGGTCCGATTGTTTGGGACCCGAGTGGTAATGGAAAGATTATTTACGCTCCTCCAAACTGGCTTAATCGCAAGAAAATGATTGGTCCTTTGATGAATTCTATTGCTGCTTATTCTTTAGGCCAGCCAGCGAGTAAAATGTCTGAGCTTGTTTCTGTCTTTCTTAAATCTCTTGAGGAAAAGCACATCCTGGTTTATTTTAAAGACAATAAAGTTCAAGAAGCTGCTGATAAATTTGGTATTACAGGGAGATTTATTGAATCAAAAGGAGACTACTTGTATATCAACGATGCTAATTTGGGCGGGAGAAAGTCAAATCTTTATGTAACTCAGGAAGTAAGTCAAGAAATATTAGTTGACAAGGATGGATACCTGGAAAAGAAGCTTGTAATTACCTATAAAAATTCGGAAAAACATGATGGTTGGTTGAATTCGGTTTTACCGAATTGGGTAAGAATTTATGTCCCCCAGGGTAGCCAGCTTTTATCTCTTGATGGCTTAAAAGACATGGCTGATCCCTATGATGAGGCTGGTAAAACAGTATTTGCTGGTTTTTTTGAGCTTAGACCGCAAGGTATTGCTAGGGTTGAAGTCAAATACCGTTTGCCTTTTAAGCTTGATGGTAAATATAATCTTTTGATTCAAAAACAGCCTGGTAAAGATGCTCCTTTATATACCCTCACTTTTGGCAAGAAAAATAAAGAGTTTTATTTGAACAAAGATACTAGTATCAGCTTTTAG
- a CDS encoding Undecaprenyl-phosphate galactosephosphotransferase: MVSLSKKDDSFYYLAKRLIDIFFAIFLLIIFSPIMLVTAVLIKITSPGPILADIPKRVGRRGKLFRIYKFRSMFVNAHQLMKTDPKYKKLYEVYKNSGYKLHDDPRVTRIGKFIRKHSIDEMPQLFNVLKGDMSLVGPRAYYPDELEEQQKKYPHTKDLVKQMLEAKPGITGYWQVNGRSEVDFEKRIQMDAYYAQKKSLWLDFLIILKTPFVMISGKGAV, from the coding sequence ATGGTATCTTTAAGTAAAAAAGACGATAGTTTTTACTATCTAGCAAAGAGGCTTATAGATATATTCTTTGCTATTTTTCTTTTAATAATATTTTCTCCAATAATGTTAGTAACTGCGGTGCTGATAAAAATTACTTCCCCTGGTCCTATTCTAGCTGATATTCCAAAAAGAGTTGGCAGAAGAGGGAAACTCTTTAGAATTTATAAATTTAGATCAATGTTTGTTAATGCACATCAATTAATGAAAACGGACCCAAAGTATAAAAAATTGTATGAAGTTTATAAAAATTCTGGTTACAAACTTCACGATGACCCCAGAGTTACTAGGATAGGAAAATTTATTAGAAAGCATTCAATTGATGAGATGCCTCAACTTTTTAATGTCTTGAAAGGTGATATGAGTTTGGTTGGGCCAAGGGCTTATTACCCAGATGAACTCGAAGAGCAGCAAAAGAAGTATCCGCATACTAAGGATTTGGTAAAGCAGATGCTGGAAGCAAAACCTGGTATCACAGGTTATTGGCAGGTAAACGGACGAAGTGAGGTTGATTTTGAAAAGCGGATTCAAATGGATGCTTATTATGCCCAAAAAAAATCTTTGTGGCTTGATTTTCTTATTATCCTCAAGACTCCTTTTGTAATGATTAGTGGCAAGGGTGCTGTTTGA
- a CDS encoding Mannose-1-phosphate guanylyltransferase (GDP), producing MNFSNHLYTLILAGGGGTRLWPKSVEKTPKQFLRLFGKKTLFQTTAYRLSKLTSWEKMFCVTVSDDYKKEILKQVKEFLPENVIVEPARRETAPAHGLGALYIYKKDPEAVIITEAADRLVKPLNLYLKTLRAAASYAFETKKMVSVGIKPTYPHTGYGYIKKGEKLALVNGVKFFKLKKFTEKPPLELAEKYVASKNYLWNAGQFVWRADSLLSSLNKYEPQIAKSLNSIGEYLGTSKERQALKEIYETMPKISIDYAVAERDRNFAVIQADFYWTDIGDWKEVWENSRKDAFGNVIIDGDEDGGEVINIDTSDALIHTDGRLIAIVDVDNIVIVDTPKALLVCAKSKAQNVKKIVEELKKRGKNKVL from the coding sequence ATGAATTTTAGCAACCATCTTTATACATTAATTCTTGCTGGGGGAGGGGGAACTCGTCTTTGGCCCAAATCTGTTGAAAAAACTCCAAAACAATTTTTGCGCTTATTTGGCAAGAAGACTTTGTTTCAGACAACTGCCTATAGACTAAGCAAATTAACGAGCTGGGAAAAAATGTTTTGCGTTACTGTCTCTGATGATTATAAGAAGGAGATTTTAAAGCAAGTGAAGGAATTTTTGCCTGAAAATGTTATAGTCGAACCGGCAAGAAGGGAAACAGCTCCTGCTCATGGGTTGGGGGCTCTTTATATCTATAAAAAGGATCCAGAAGCGGTAATAATAACCGAAGCTGCTGATCGTTTGGTCAAACCTCTTAATCTTTATTTGAAAACCTTGAGGGCAGCAGCAAGTTATGCTTTTGAAACTAAGAAAATGGTTAGTGTTGGAATTAAACCTACCTATCCTCATACCGGTTATGGTTATATTAAAAAAGGCGAGAAATTGGCCTTAGTTAATGGAGTAAAATTTTTCAAGCTCAAGAAGTTTACCGAAAAACCTCCTCTTGAGCTTGCTGAAAAATATGTTGCTTCAAAAAATTACCTTTGGAATGCTGGGCAATTTGTTTGGAGAGCAGATAGCCTTTTGTCTTCTCTAAATAAATATGAACCTCAAATTGCTAAGAGTTTGAACAGTATCGGGGAATATTTGGGAACTTCAAAAGAAAGACAGGCCTTAAAAGAGATTTACGAAACTATGCCTAAAATTTCTATTGATTATGCAGTTGCCGAGCGGGACCGTAATTTTGCTGTTATTCAGGCCGATTTTTACTGGACAGATATAGGGGATTGGAAAGAAGTTTGGGAAAATAGTCGTAAGGATGCTTTTGGTAATGTGATTATAGATGGAGATGAAGATGGTGGGGAAGTGATTAATATTGACACCTCTGATGCTCTGATTCACACGGATGGAAGGCTTATTGCTATTGTTGATGTTGATAACATTGTTATTGTTGATACTCCCAAGGCTCTTTTGGTATGTGCTAAGAGTAAAGCTCAAAATGTAAAGAAAATTGTTGAAGAGTTAAAAAAAAGAGGTAAAAACAAGGTGCTTTGA
- a CDS encoding Glycosyl transferase group 1: MEIEDLRVALVYDRVNKWGGAERVLLALYKIFPKADLFTSVYNPKTASWAKVFPNVYTSFLQKIPFAKSFHQGLPWLMPLAFESFNFDNYDLVISLTSEAAKGIITKPKTKYLCYLLTPTRYLWSHYDDYFKNGVLRFLSRPIVSYLHYWDKISAFRPDKIVSISQEVRKRVKKYYGLESEVIYPPIYFGDTNFKNPLHLDLGFNPQDYYLVVSRLEPYKKVDLVVEAFNQLGNNLVVIGTGSQMFFLKRKAGPNIKLLGNVDDRALAFYYQNAKALIMPQYEDFGLVSLEAQSHFLPVIAYRKGGACETVLEEKTGVFFDKQDVFSLVDAINRFAKMRFNRDDFKSNLQRFSFDRFRELFLNEVLELLKK; encoded by the coding sequence ATGGAAATAGAGGATCTTAGAGTTGCCTTAGTCTATGATAGAGTAAATAAATGGGGAGGGGCAGAAAGGGTTTTACTTGCTCTTTATAAGATTTTCCCCAAAGCTGATCTTTTTACTTCCGTTTATAATCCAAAGACTGCGTCTTGGGCTAAAGTCTTTCCTAATGTTTATACTTCATTTCTGCAAAAAATACCTTTTGCTAAATCTTTTCATCAAGGTTTGCCTTGGCTTATGCCTCTTGCTTTTGAATCTTTCAATTTTGACAACTACGATCTTGTGATTTCTCTTACGAGCGAGGCTGCCAAAGGGATAATTACAAAACCGAAGACAAAATATCTCTGCTATTTATTGACTCCTACTCGCTATTTGTGGAGCCATTATGATGATTATTTTAAGAATGGAGTTTTAAGATTTTTATCTAGGCCGATTGTTTCTTATTTGCATTATTGGGATAAAATTTCTGCCTTTCGTCCTGATAAAATTGTTAGTATTTCTCAAGAAGTAAGAAAAAGGGTTAAGAAGTATTACGGTTTAGAATCTGAGGTAATTTATCCGCCAATTTATTTCGGAGACACTAATTTTAAAAATCCGTTACATCTTGATCTTGGTTTCAATCCTCAGGATTACTATTTAGTAGTTTCAAGGCTTGAGCCTTATAAAAAAGTAGATTTGGTTGTGGAAGCTTTCAATCAATTGGGGAATAATTTGGTAGTGATTGGAACTGGAAGCCAGATGTTCTTTCTCAAAAGAAAAGCGGGGCCTAATATTAAACTTCTTGGAAATGTGGATGATAGAGCTTTGGCTTTCTACTATCAAAACGCTAAGGCTTTGATAATGCCTCAGTATGAGGATTTTGGTCTTGTTTCGCTTGAGGCTCAAAGTCATTTTCTTCCCGTTATTGCCTACAGAAAAGGAGGTGCTTGCGAGACAGTGTTGGAGGAAAAAACTGGAGTATTTTTTGATAAGCAAGATGTTTTTTCTTTAGTTGACGCAATTAATAGATTTGCTAAAATGAGATTTAACCGCGATGATTTTAAAAGTAATTTGCAGAGGTTCTCTTTTGATAGATTTAGAGAATTATTCTTGAATGAGGTTTTGGAATTATTGAAGAAATGA
- a CDS encoding glycosyl transferase, group 1, translating into MKIVIDARLYGIENMGLGRYLVSLIDELKKTEDTEFNFVIILRKKYFNELKLPSNFKKICLDIRHYSVLEQILLPFILYREKPDLVHFPHFNMPVFYFGKYVVTIHDMLMHKFKGVSSTTLPYPLYQIKRFFYSVVFKHAVVRSRLIFVPTKAVAKELIENFKVKMSKIRVTYEGVDKKFIDEFVGIENLYVRYNLSGKYVMYCGNSYPHKNLTLVLDSIKYLEKKGIKDFIFLVVSPRNNFRQKLEQEARRMGLEDRVIFLDFVPDRDLASLMHYSLAYVFPSLSEGFGLPGLEAIAAGTLLLASDIPVFREVYQNSCFYFNPQDPKDLARIIISVLEMKDNERKRKIESAQELLKRYSWSDMTKIVINSYNEVLIG; encoded by the coding sequence ATGAAAATTGTTATAGACGCAAGACTTTATGGTATTGAAAATATGGGTTTGGGAAGGTATCTGGTTAGTTTGATTGATGAGTTAAAAAAAACAGAAGATACAGAATTTAATTTTGTCATCATTTTAAGAAAAAAGTACTTCAATGAATTGAAGTTGCCTTCTAACTTTAAGAAGATTTGTCTTGATATAAGGCATTATTCGGTTTTAGAGCAGATTTTATTGCCTTTTATCCTGTATCGCGAGAAGCCGGATCTTGTTCATTTTCCTCATTTTAATATGCCTGTTTTTTATTTTGGTAAATATGTGGTTACAATCCATGATATGTTAATGCACAAGTTTAAAGGAGTTTCAAGTACTACTCTTCCATATCCTTTGTATCAAATCAAAAGATTTTTCTATTCTGTAGTATTTAAGCATGCTGTTGTTAGATCAAGGCTTATCTTTGTTCCCACAAAAGCTGTTGCAAAAGAACTAATTGAAAATTTTAAAGTAAAAATGTCTAAAATAAGGGTCACATATGAGGGAGTGGACAAAAAATTTATAGATGAATTTGTGGGTATAGAAAATTTGTACGTAAGGTATAATTTATCAGGTAAATACGTGATGTATTGTGGAAATTCCTATCCTCATAAAAACTTGACTCTAGTTTTGGACTCTATCAAGTATTTGGAGAAGAAAGGAATTAAGGATTTTATTTTTTTAGTTGTCTCACCTCGAAATAATTTCAGACAAAAACTTGAGCAAGAAGCCAGAAGAATGGGATTAGAGGATAGAGTTATTTTTTTGGATTTTGTGCCTGATCGTGATTTGGCTTCTCTAATGCATTATTCTTTGGCTTATGTTTTTCCTTCTCTCTCTGAAGGTTTTGGACTGCCGGGTCTTGAGGCAATAGCAGCTGGGACTTTACTTTTAGCGAGTGATATACCAGTCTTTAGAGAAGTTTATCAAAACTCTTGCTTCTATTTTAACCCTCAAGATCCTAAAGATTTGGCGCGGATCATAATTTCTGTCTTAGAAATGAAAGATAATGAAAGAAAAAGGAAAATAGAAAGTGCTCAAGAACTATTGAAAAGATATTCTTGGTCGGATATGACCAAAATCGTAATTAATTCTTATAATGAAGTTTTGATAGGTTAG
- a CDS encoding Glycosyl transferase family 2, producing the protein MKKGNPKLSIVILNYNTCDLLFDCLSSLKKVKNEADFEVIVVDNASSDKSVSIVQKEFPEVILVKNEKNLGFAAGNNRAKDKVRGKYVLFLNSDTVVYPNAIKETVKYLDENKEVGVISCKLVLPNGELDKDTRRSFITPWIGLIHLVLRLDRLFPKSPIFGRYWYGYISENEIHEVDALQGAFFMTRKKILDDVGWFDEDYFLDGEDIDLSWRIKEKGWKLVYYPKVKILHLKGVSKGKLVSDRRRKVNLGEKIKIRSQGVKSMEVFYRKRLWQKYPLLVNYLVLVGIKLVLLTRIIKTFLEWLIFDLR; encoded by the coding sequence ATGAAGAAGGGAAACCCCAAGCTTTCAATTGTTATTTTAAATTATAATACTTGTGATTTACTTTTTGATTGTCTTTCTTCTTTAAAGAAGGTTAAAAATGAAGCTGATTTTGAGGTGATTGTAGTTGATAATGCCTCGAGTGACAAAAGTGTCTCTATTGTTCAAAAGGAATTCCCTGAAGTTATTTTGGTAAAAAATGAAAAGAACCTTGGTTTTGCGGCTGGCAATAATAGAGCGAAGGATAAAGTTAGAGGGAAATACGTTCTTTTTTTGAATTCGGATACTGTTGTTTACCCCAATGCTATTAAGGAAACCGTTAAATATCTTGATGAAAATAAGGAAGTTGGAGTGATAAGTTGCAAGTTGGTCTTGCCAAATGGGGAGCTAGATAAGGACACAAGAAGGAGTTTTATTACTCCTTGGATTGGCTTAATTCATCTGGTCTTAAGGCTTGATAGACTCTTTCCCAAATCTCCTATTTTTGGAAGGTATTGGTATGGGTATATTTCTGAAAATGAAATTCATGAAGTTGATGCTTTGCAGGGAGCATTTTTTATGACAAGAAAGAAGATATTAGATGATGTTGGCTGGTTTGATGAGGATTATTTTCTTGATGGGGAGGATATAGATCTTTCTTGGAGAATAAAGGAGAAAGGTTGGAAGTTGGTCTATTATCCTAAGGTTAAAATCCTTCACTTGAAGGGTGTTAGTAAGGGAAAATTAGTTTCTGATAGAAGACGCAAGGTTAATCTTGGAGAAAAAATAAAAATAAGAAGCCAGGGAGTCAAATCTATGGAGGTTTTTTATCGCAAAAGACTTTGGCAGAAATACCCGCTTCTTGTCAATTATTTAGTTTTGGTGGGAATTAAATTGGTTTTATTAACAAGAATTATCAAGACGTTTTTGGAGTGGTTGATTTTTGACTTAAGATGA
- a CDS encoding Glycosyl transferase group 1 translates to MKILMLTPYLPFPPSSGGQIRSYNLIKHLSDKHEITLFSLIKSDDEKKYVSELEKYCHKVKVFKRSMSPWTLNNILRTGFGTYPFLVIRNLVNEEKEAVEKELRDSPYDIIHAETFYVMPHIPETKIPILLVDQTIEYLVYKHYVDEQAWLFLKPLFLIDVIKLKYWEKKYWEKANKVVAVSEADKREMLKVSPHLDVDILPNGVDLDFFRVKDNWEDENPKILFVANFKWLQNTEAAEALLDIVFPMVLQKLPKCKLWIVGQHVPDKIKKKSSDNVIVSDLDYDDEETIRKAYCESSIFISPLKGPGGTRLKHFAAMASKLPLLTTTVGAEGLDAIEGKHILVEDDFEKMAEKAVFILTHPQKAKELAVNARLLVEKNFSWSVISDKLDKIYKETAKSE, encoded by the coding sequence ATGAAAATATTAATGCTAACACCATATTTGCCTTTTCCTCCTTCCTCAGGAGGACAGATTAGGTCTTATAACCTTATCAAACATCTTTCGGATAAACATGAGATAACTCTCTTTTCTTTGATCAAAAGCGATGATGAGAAAAAATATGTTTCGGAGCTTGAAAAGTATTGCCATAAAGTGAAAGTTTTCAAGAGATCAATGAGCCCTTGGACTTTGAATAATATCTTGAGAACTGGTTTTGGCACTTATCCCTTTTTGGTTATTCGCAATCTTGTTAATGAGGAGAAAGAAGCGGTTGAAAAAGAATTGAGAGATTCGCCGTATGATATTATCCACGCTGAAACATTCTATGTAATGCCTCACATACCAGAGACTAAGATTCCGATACTTTTAGTTGACCAGACTATTGAATATTTGGTCTATAAGCATTATGTAGATGAGCAAGCTTGGCTTTTCTTGAAGCCTTTATTTTTGATTGATGTTATTAAGCTAAAATATTGGGAGAAAAAATATTGGGAAAAGGCAAACAAAGTAGTAGCGGTTTCTGAGGCTGATAAAAGAGAAATGCTTAAGGTTTCACCTCATTTGGATGTTGACATTTTGCCCAATGGTGTTGATCTTGATTTCTTTCGAGTTAAGGATAATTGGGAAGATGAAAATCCGAAGATTCTCTTTGTTGCTAATTTTAAATGGTTACAAAATACTGAAGCAGCAGAAGCCTTGCTTGATATAGTTTTTCCAATGGTCTTGCAGAAATTGCCAAAGTGCAAACTTTGGATAGTTGGCCAGCACGTGCCAGATAAAATCAAGAAGAAAAGTAGTGACAATGTAATTGTTAGCGATCTTGATTATGATGATGAGGAGACGATAAGAAAGGCGTACTGCGAGTCTTCTATTTTTATTTCTCCTCTGAAAGGCCCAGGTGGTACAAGGTTAAAGCATTTTGCGGCCATGGCTTCAAAACTACCTCTTTTGACAACGACGGTTGGTGCTGAGGGCCTCGATGCTATTGAAGGAAAGCATATCTTGGTTGAGGATGATTTTGAAAAGATGGCAGAAAAAGCCGTATTTATTTTAACTCATCCTCAAAAAGCAAAGGAACTTGCAGTTAACGCTCGTCTTTTAGTGGAGAAAAATTTTAGCTGGAGTGTTATTTCAGATAAACTTGATAAGATTTATAAAGAGACTGCAAAAAGTGAATAA
- a CDS encoding Glycosyl transferase family 39, giving the protein MRKKRFIFLKEEFFLFLILVFAFLARLYKINSPVADWHSWRQADTASVSRIYFNDGIDILHPRYYDISSIQSGFFNPQGYRFVEFPFFNIVHTLLARLDGPLTFDGWGRMTSVIFSLFSIVFIYLLGKRFISSWGGVLAALFFAFLPYNIYYSRVILPEPTAVSLALFSLVLFVNFLDRGKILFFYLSSLFLALSVLVKPHAIFYFMPILLLFLEKYSLGGIFKKASNFIKIVVFLAIILLPFFLWRVWVNKFPAGIPFMEWSFNGDLIRFHPAFWRWIFGERLGYLILGIYGIFLFGLGLINKQKSNFIRFFLIGMFLYVSIFASANVRHDYYQIFVVPAVSLALAQGSYFLLSGLDFGKILIWSFFCFMMFFMSFYKVKDYYQINHPEIIEAGRAVDELTPKDARVIAPYNGDTAFLYQTKRFGWPAVDTSFEKLIKERGADYYVSVEKESQDSKYIKSNFLVIKETDSYFIADLTKNKK; this is encoded by the coding sequence ATGAGAAAAAAAAGATTTATCTTTTTAAAGGAAGAGTTCTTTTTGTTTTTGATTTTAGTTTTTGCTTTTTTGGCGAGGCTCTATAAGATTAATAGCCCGGTTGCTGATTGGCACTCTTGGCGTCAAGCTGATACTGCTTCTGTTTCTCGTATTTATTTTAACGACGGTATTGATATCCTTCATCCTCGTTATTATGATATCTCAAGTATTCAATCTGGTTTTTTTAATCCTCAAGGCTATCGTTTTGTTGAATTTCCTTTTTTTAATATAGTTCATACTTTACTTGCAAGGTTGGATGGTCCTTTGACTTTTGATGGTTGGGGAAGGATGACAAGTGTTATTTTTTCTCTTTTCTCAATTGTTTTTATTTATCTTTTGGGGAAAAGGTTTATCTCTTCTTGGGGAGGGGTTTTGGCAGCCTTATTCTTTGCATTTTTGCCTTATAACATATATTATTCGCGTGTTATTTTGCCTGAGCCGACAGCCGTCAGTTTAGCTCTTTTTTCTTTAGTCCTCTTTGTTAATTTTTTAGATAGAGGGAAGATTTTGTTTTTTTATCTTTCTTCCTTGTTTTTGGCTTTGTCGGTTTTGGTTAAACCCCATGCAATCTTTTATTTTATGCCGATTTTGCTTTTATTTTTAGAAAAATATTCTCTTGGTGGTATTTTCAAGAAAGCGAGTAATTTTATTAAGATTGTTGTATTTCTTGCTATTATCCTTTTGCCTTTTTTCCTTTGGCGCGTCTGGGTCAACAAATTCCCGGCAGGGATTCCTTTTATGGAATGGTCTTTTAACGGAGACTTAATTCGTTTCCATCCTGCTTTTTGGCGTTGGATTTTTGGTGAAAGGCTGGGGTATCTAATATTGGGTATTTATGGAATATTTCTTTTTGGATTGGGATTAATTAATAAACAAAAAAGTAATTTTATTCGTTTCTTTTTGATTGGTATGTTTTTATATGTCTCAATTTTTGCGTCTGCTAATGTGAGACATGATTATTACCAGATATTTGTTGTCCCTGCTGTTTCTTTGGCTTTGGCACAGGGGAGTTATTTTCTGCTTTCAGGTCTTGATTTTGGAAAAATTTTGATTTGGTCTTTCTTTTGTTTTATGATGTTTTTTATGTCTTTTTACAAAGTTAAAGATTATTATCAAATTAACCATCCTGAAATAATTGAAGCAGGCAGAGCTGTTGATGAACTAACTCCAAAGGATGCAAGAGTTATTGCTCCTTACAATGGTGATACGGCTTTTTTGTATCAGACTAAGCGCTTTGGTTGGCCTGCTGTTGACACATCTTTTGAAAAATTGATAAAAGAAAGAGGAGCTGATTATTATGTTTCAGTTGAAAAGGAAAGCCAAGACTCAAAATATATAAAATCTAATTTTTTGGTGATTAAAGAGACTGATAGTTATTTTATAGCCGACCTAACTAAGAACAAAAAATGA